Proteins encoded by one window of Verrucomicrobiota bacterium JB022:
- a CDS encoding metallopeptidase family protein, whose translation MNDRRLQQEAERIVAEALQALPPILRERAERVPVVFLPVPDDEIAEALGDDLLGLFEGEPTDVDDVPMASRIFLFYANIADYAEDEGNTYAEEVERTYLHELGHLFGWGEDDLAERDLD comes from the coding sequence ATGAACGACCGGCGCCTCCAGCAAGAAGCGGAACGCATCGTGGCGGAGGCGCTCCAAGCCCTGCCGCCCATCTTGCGCGAGCGGGCGGAGCGCGTGCCGGTCGTCTTCCTGCCGGTGCCGGACGACGAGATCGCGGAGGCCCTGGGCGACGACCTGCTCGGCCTGTTCGAGGGCGAGCCCACCGATGTGGACGACGTGCCCATGGCTTCGCGCATCTTCCTCTTTTACGCCAATATCGCCGATTACGCGGAGGATGAAGGCAACACATACGCGGAGGAAGTGGAGCGCACCTACCTGCACGAGCTGGGGCACCTCTTTGGCTGGGGCGAAGACGACCTGGCGGAGCGCGACCTGGATTAG
- a CDS encoding TonB family protein: MDPLPLGLVSDQTDSQLAFALVGDSPALCYKALYRSPKNREDWDKLLPGFLPAPDELNLRYFLASKATVTRFRLEPPSSWKQDRAAVWPDLREAGVRPETHLLGLFQATTGEAYAGEGPALAIAVPRNEVRQIGRLLDNSEVSLDRRHVLAALPANLSYLIPIARAQDHGGPVALVELHDDRCDLWIMSGRGLRLHRQTSTGLNSLVARLQQELNLKFPGSAAKLVYEGLYDFSASAEALTQEIGQRLRQDLNATEEIIGEPVRALAFSSLPPSADWMTEAIGAHAERAVLRWPAPQGGAQPENESEKVPQTLLAPAVAGALARIERPSETAWQWYLEDEECPFLVPSDVAAADTPKGMTRATFVSIAGSQAEAEEPTMDPEEDFEVGEEAPAPAAKAPEPVKPTPAPVAAKPAPTPAPTPEPVPERKKGSPLPLIAAIIALLLIGGGIFFAMGQGKSAEPTAKVVQAPQKTPEQLAQEAEAKRQAEEEAQRQAEEEARRQAEEEAKRKAEEEARIAAEAAALAEKIVAAEAAREKEHAAMEQEARMARQGKLNISGLPEGTVIKLNGKEVGQTSLSDYAVDPGTYYVAFEHPDYEPLVREINVQPRGSQRINDVELAASTGHVKVSAQPLGSHFAIFRAGADEPVREGTTPAEFDLPVGTYHVSFSRNGWEDRSESLVVGRNNHTEIATQFPVASIALNTVPSGANVSIGGIKVGTTPYSNPTVAPGIYQYHIHRPGYESVDFDIAVRAGEQFAHELELNDLSRVFRANEIDVMPIPLYQPEPDIGDVRKTEEVVVEFVIDPEGQPTDIQIVRTSNERLNKAVLKAVDEWRFQPAMRRENAVRLKVRLPLVFSSERNAS; encoded by the coding sequence ATGGACCCTCTGCCCTTGGGCCTAGTCTCCGACCAAACGGACTCGCAACTTGCGTTTGCCCTGGTTGGTGATTCGCCCGCGCTCTGCTACAAAGCCCTGTATCGCAGCCCCAAAAACCGGGAAGATTGGGACAAGCTGCTGCCTGGTTTCCTGCCCGCCCCGGACGAGCTGAACCTGCGCTATTTCCTCGCCTCCAAGGCCACCGTTACGCGGTTTCGCCTGGAGCCGCCCAGCTCCTGGAAACAGGACCGCGCCGCCGTCTGGCCAGACTTGCGCGAGGCGGGCGTGCGCCCCGAAACCCACCTGCTGGGGCTCTTCCAGGCCACGACCGGCGAAGCCTACGCGGGCGAAGGCCCCGCCCTCGCCATTGCCGTGCCCCGCAACGAGGTGCGACAGATCGGCCGCCTGCTGGACAACAGCGAGGTGAGCCTCGATCGCCGCCACGTGCTGGCCGCGTTGCCCGCGAACCTCAGCTACCTGATCCCGATTGCCCGGGCTCAGGACCACGGCGGCCCCGTCGCTCTGGTGGAGCTGCACGACGACCGCTGCGACTTGTGGATCATGAGCGGGCGCGGCCTGCGCCTGCATCGCCAGACTTCGACCGGCCTCAACAGCCTTGTGGCCCGCTTGCAGCAAGAGCTGAACCTCAAGTTCCCCGGTTCGGCCGCCAAGCTCGTCTACGAAGGGCTTTACGACTTTTCCGCCTCGGCCGAGGCGTTGACCCAGGAGATCGGCCAACGCCTGCGCCAGGACCTGAACGCGACCGAAGAGATCATCGGCGAACCCGTCCGCGCCCTCGCCTTCTCCTCCCTGCCTCCTTCGGCGGACTGGATGACGGAGGCGATCGGTGCCCATGCCGAGCGTGCGGTCTTGCGCTGGCCCGCCCCCCAAGGCGGTGCACAGCCCGAAAACGAGAGCGAGAAGGTGCCGCAGACTTTGTTGGCCCCCGCTGTCGCCGGTGCTTTGGCCCGGATCGAGCGGCCGAGCGAAACCGCCTGGCAGTGGTATCTGGAAGACGAAGAGTGCCCGTTCCTCGTGCCGAGCGATGTGGCGGCAGCCGATACGCCCAAGGGCATGACGCGGGCCACTTTCGTTTCCATCGCCGGAAGCCAGGCGGAAGCCGAAGAGCCGACGATGGACCCGGAGGAAGACTTTGAAGTGGGTGAGGAAGCGCCTGCCCCTGCCGCCAAAGCGCCGGAACCGGTCAAGCCGACTCCCGCCCCGGTAGCTGCCAAGCCCGCGCCCACCCCGGCTCCGACGCCGGAGCCCGTGCCCGAGCGCAAGAAGGGCAGCCCGCTGCCCCTGATTGCCGCGATCATCGCCTTGCTGCTCATCGGCGGTGGTATCTTCTTTGCCATGGGGCAAGGCAAGAGCGCCGAGCCGACCGCCAAGGTGGTGCAGGCCCCGCAAAAGACGCCGGAGCAGCTAGCCCAGGAGGCCGAAGCCAAGCGCCAGGCCGAAGAGGAGGCCCAACGCCAGGCGGAGGAAGAAGCCCGCCGCCAGGCGGAAGAGGAAGCGAAGCGCAAGGCAGAGGAAGAAGCCCGCATTGCCGCCGAAGCCGCCGCCCTGGCCGAGAAGATCGTCGCCGCCGAGGCCGCCCGCGAGAAGGAGCATGCCGCGATGGAGCAGGAGGCCCGCATGGCCCGCCAAGGCAAGCTCAACATCTCCGGCCTGCCCGAAGGCACGGTGATCAAGCTCAACGGCAAGGAAGTCGGCCAGACCTCCCTTTCCGACTACGCAGTCGACCCGGGCACCTATTACGTGGCCTTCGAGCACCCGGACTACGAGCCGCTGGTGCGCGAGATCAATGTCCAGCCCCGTGGCAGCCAGCGGATCAACGATGTGGAGCTCGCCGCCAGCACCGGCCATGTCAAGGTGAGCGCCCAGCCGCTGGGCTCGCATTTTGCGATCTTCCGCGCGGGTGCAGATGAGCCGGTGCGCGAAGGCACCACTCCAGCCGAGTTTGACCTGCCGGTGGGCACCTACCACGTCTCCTTTAGCCGCAATGGCTGGGAAGACCGCTCGGAGTCGCTCGTGGTGGGCCGTAACAACCATACCGAGATCGCGACGCAGTTCCCGGTGGCGAGCATTGCGCTCAATACCGTGCCCAGCGGGGCCAACGTGAGCATCGGCGGGATCAAGGTCGGCACTACGCCTTACAGCAACCCGACTGTCGCCCCCGGCATCTACCAGTATCACATCCATCGTCCCGGCTATGAGTCGGTCGACTTCGACATCGCGGTGCGGGCCGGCGAGCAGTTTGCGCACGAGCTGGAGCTCAACGACCTCAGTCGCGTCTTCCGCGCCAACGAGATCGACGTGATGCCCATCCCGCTCTACCAGCCCGAGCCAGACATCGGCGATGTGCGCAAGACGGAGGAAGTGGTCGTGGAGTTTGTGATCGACCCAGAGGGCCAGCCGACCGACATCCAGATCGTCCGCACCAGCAACGAGCGCCTGAACAAGGCCGTGCTCAAGGCGGTCGACGAATGGCGCTTCCAGCCGGCCATGCGCCGCGAAAACGCCGTGCGCCTCAAGGTGCGCCTGCCGCTGGTGTTCAGCTCTGAGCGCAACGCGTCCTGA